GATCAACTTCGTCGGGCCTTCCGTACTTCTCCAAATAATGATTCAAGTAGGACTGATGCAAGTAGTCGTAAGCGGTCAGATCGTTGATTTGCTGATAGTATACGGCTTTCATAAGGGCAGTCGTCAACTCTACGACGAGCACATCATCCCGATCGTCCAGAGCATCCACGTAGCTATCGGATACCGCCCCCCCGGACATCGTCTGGAAAATGTGCTCCGCCCGCTGCAGCGCCTGCTCATCGGCAGTTGCTGCGGCAGTCAAATAGGTGACGGGGACGCCGAGACGGCCCGCGATATGCTCCGACAAATCGTCGGCTAACGGATACCTGCCAGCCAATATGTTGGCAAAATGGGCCTGCGTAACGAGTCCCTCCACGAGGTCTTTCCTCGATATTTTCTTCTTCTTGCACAGAAGCTCGATGCGTTCCTTGAGCATAAGATTCTCCTCTGCCCTTTCATCAGTTATTCATATAAGCAAGTATACTATAACTTTTGAGGTGGATCAGGAATAGGAGCGGTTGAGCGCGTTGAATGTGAGAATCATTGAAGATCCAATACCTGCATCCGCATACGTCGCAATGTTAGGTTGTAAACCCTGGTCCGTATACCTCAAACTCATAGATTCTTGCCGCAGCATTCGTGGTTTGTGTAGGTACCGTTACGTTAAGCTTAATATATCGGGCCGATACTGCTGTTATATTGTCTGCCGTAATACCGAGCCTATTGTTGGTTACATTGACCACCGTGTTCCAGTTGGTACCATCAGTGCTGACCTGGATATTGTAAGCCTTCGTGTTATAGGAGGGAGTCTCTCCGCCCTCCGCTGCGTGCTTGATAACAAACCGGTTCACTTGCTGCACGGAGCCGAGATCAAGCTGCAGCCAGCGGTTGCCGGACTTGGAGCACCATTTACTGTCATTGATGACGCTGCCTTCCACGGCTTTGGCTGCAGTCTGCGAGACATTGCATGTGCTGTCAACCGTCGCCGGTTTATTTAATGCCACATTTGGAGGTCCGTATACCTCAAACTCATAGATTCTCGCCGCAGGGTTTGTGGTTTGCGTAGGTGTTGTAACATTCAACTTGATATATCTTGCCGATACTACTGTTATATTGTCTACCGTAGTGCCTTTCGTATTGTTGGTTACGTTAACTGCCGTGTTCCAGTTCGCACCATCATTACTGACCTGAATATTGTAAGCCTTCGTGTTATAGGAGGGAGTCTCTCCGCCTTCTGCTGCGTGCTTGATGATGAATTGGTTCACTTGCATCACGGAGCCAAGATCAATCTGCAGCCAGCGGTTGCCAGACTTGGAGCACCATTTACTATCATTAATGACGCTGCCTTCCACAGCTTTGGCCGCATTCTGCGAAGCGTTGCACGTACTGTCCACTGTCGCGGGTCTATTCAATGCTAAATTCGGAGAACTCACTATTATCGTGTACGTAACCTTATTCGCTCCAGATTTCGAGGTTACGATGACCTTCATGCCCGTCTCCAGTGTCGTTGCTTTCGTTATTCCGTCTGCATTGTAAATCTCGAACGTTGCATTCGCCGCTGGCGTGATCGCAGCCTTCAACGCAGCTAGATTAATGCCATTTCCGACAGTGATCGTCTCATTCGTTGTCCCGCCGGCACTCACCGTGCCAATCGCCGAGGTCAAAGTAGCCGCGCACAGCACGTTGGCTCCCTGGGCGACCCATTTTGCATACAGCGTTAGGTCTCTAGTAATTAGATCTGACTCCTTATAGGCCTGCGTCAGCGCACTATCATAGTACCAGCCTTCGAAGCTGTAGCATTCCTTCACCGGAGTATATTGAAACACCACTTTACCTCCGGATGCCGACACAAGCTGTGGGCTAATCGCCGAGCCTCCGTTCGTCTCATAGGTCACGACTAGTTGGTTGGGGCTACCCCCTTGATCGCCTCCGGCAATTGCCGGAGCCCCTAATGACATTACCGAAACGATGATAGCTATCATCATCAGATACCCTCTTATCTTCGCCGTAATCCTTTTCTTCCCCCAACGAATCCCTGACCCTTCCATGTTCGTGCCCCTTTCTCCTACCCTAATGATTACGGACTTTCGCACCATTCATTAGGGTATTCACACCAACGCGGAAGAATGCTTATTAAGCGTGGAGGTTGTATGATTATATATTGACTTGATATATATCGAAGTGATATATTGTAGTTGTGATATACAAATTTGCCCAACCTATAAGGAGGCCGTATTTTGAACAGTCAGGATGTTATTTTAGGCATACTTATGAAAGAAGCGTCTACTGGGTACCAAATAAAACAGTCATTAGAAAATGTATTCTCTAATTTCTATAGTTCCAGTTATGGAACGATCTATCCCACTCTTGCCCGAATGGAAAAGGAGGGGTTAATCACTAAGGAAAATGTGCTCCAGGACGGTAAGCCTAACAAAAATCTTCTAACTATAACGCCTAAAGGCAGAGAATGTTTTAACGCCTATTTACTAGGCCCGCTAGAAGGAGACAGCATCAGGAAATCTGATTTTATGATGAGGCTGTATTTTGGTGAATTCGTCGGATATGACAAGGTGATTGTGTGGTTGAAGCAAGCCCAAGAGGCATCAAACACCAAATTAGATCAATTACTTGAGCAATATTCGCTGTATAAAGATGAAATGCATCCAGCACAGATCATCTGCATCCAAATCGGGATAGAAGAATACAAGGCTAAACTTACAACCATTGCTGAGGGATTGGTAAGCCTGGAGAAGTTAGTGCAAGAGCAGAATTTATAGGAGGAATGGTTATGAACACGATTTTTATCACGGGTGCTTCATCAGGCATTGGGAGAGCTACAGCAAAGCATTTTGCTGAAAAAGGATGGAACGTAGTTGCCACGATGCGTTCACCTGAACAAGAAACTGAGCTTATTACACTGGATAATGTGTTAGTGCTAAAGCTTGATGTTGAAAAAGAGACTACTATTCAAACTGCGTTAGCAAAAGCGATTGAGCGGTTCGGTACTATTGATGTTCTTCTCAACAATGCTGGATATGGAACAATGGGTCTAATAGAAGCCGCTACGGAGGGGCAGATTAGAAGACAGTTTGAAGTGAACGTTTTTGGTCTGATCCGTATGACAAAAGCCATGCTGCCACATTTCCGGTCTAATCAAAAAGGGATGCTGATCAACATCTCTTCTATGGGTGGGAAAGTGACCTTCCCTACGATGTCTTTGTATCATTCGTCCAAGTTTGCAGTGGAGGGTTTTTCTGAGTCCGTCTCTTATGAATTAGCATCACAAAACATCAAAGTAAAGTTGATTGAACCCGGTGCTATTCATACGGACTTCGGTGGAAGATCCATGGAATTCTTTTATAATGATGATTTAACAGACTACAAGCTATTTACTGCTGCATTTCGGGCTAAATTGGGTGATATGGAAAAACAACCGGCCTACGCCTCGCCTCCAGAAATGGTTGCCGAAACCATATACCAAGCGGCCACAGACAGTACAAGTCAATTCCGGTACATCGTCGGAGATGATGCAAAGATGCTCATTCAGATGAAAGAAAATACGGATGAAGAAGAGTATTTAACTAATATCGCCCAGCATTTTGCTTGAAAAGAGAATAAGTGCCTGATTTTCGGCTATGAACGTCGTTAGCAAGAGGTATACTATACTCATCCTAAAACATGCAGGTGTAATCATGATTCAAAATGAGGAACGCAAATTAGAGTATTATAAAGCCCTTATCGAGAAAAAATCTGACTATGAAGGCGTCTTCTATGTGGGGGTCACCTCCACCGGCGTATTTTGCCGGCCTACTTGTCCAGCCAGGAAACCAAAGTACGATAACTGCGAGTTCTACGAGACAGCACAGCAGGCACTTCTAGCTTCCTTCCGCCCATGCCAGCGCTGTCGGCCCTTGTCCCATCCGAATCAAGTCTCCGATATCGTCCGGCTACTGGTCGAGGCCGTTGAGCAAAACCCGGAGAAGCGGTGGAAGGGACAAGACTTCAAGGCACTATCCATTGATGAATCGACCGCCCGCCGTCAATTTAAAAAGCGCTTTGGCATGACATTCGTTGAATATGCCAGGTCCCGTCGAATGGGATTGGCTTTGAAGAGCATCCGATCGGGGGGAAAGCTAATTGATACACAATTAGCTTCTGGCTATGATTCCAGCAGCGGATTCCGGGACGCCTTCTCCCGCATTATGGGCGCAACGCCTACGCGGTTAGATGATAGCCTTATTCTTAGAGCATCGTGGCTGGACACGCAACTCGGCCCTATGATGGCAATAGCGGACGACAATGAGCTATATCTCCTGGAATTCGTAGATCGCCGGGGTTTAGAACGCGAGGTCGAACGGTTAAGGGCAAGACTACAAGCGGCAATTATACCTGGGCAGACCACCCCTATTCAGTCAATTGAGAATGAACTGAGTCAGTTTTTTGAAGGAACGTTAACCGAATTTAAGACGCCTCTCCATCTAATGGGATCGCCATTTCAGAAGAGCGTGTGGGAACAGTTAATGAAGATTCCACCGGGCGAAACCCGCTCTTACGCTGATATCGCACTGGCGCTTGGCAAGCCCACCGCATATCGTGCGGTAGCACAAGCGAATGGGGCCAATCAACTGGCGATCGTCATTCCCTGTCATCGTGTAATTAACGTCAGTGGTGAACTCGGCGGGTATGGCGGCGGAGTCGCACGCAAAGAATGGCTGCTAAATCATGAGAAAATCGGGGGTCAAAAAAATGAAAAATCAACTTGAACAGGCACAGAAGTTACACGATCTGCACAGAAGCGGCAATCCGCTAGTCCTTATCAATGCCTGGGACGCCGGAAGCGCGCAAATTATTCAAGGAGCAGGGGGCCAAGTCATTGCCACCGGCAGCTGGTCTGTAGCTGCTGCACATGGATACGAGGATGGAGAGAAGCTTCCTTTCGACCTCGTTCTATCCAATCTTCAGCGGATAAGCAATAGCGTAGATCTGCCCATTACAATTGATATAGAAGGCGGTTATGGATCATCTCCCGAAATGATCAAGAACAATGTGCTAAAGATCATCGGGTGTGGAGCCGTAGGAGTCAATCTTGAAGATCAAAAGATCCATGAGCCGGGATTATACGCCATAGATGAGCAAGCCTTGCGTATCGCAGCTGTGCGGGAAGCCGCTGAGCATACTTCGATTCCCCTTTTTATTAATGCTCGAACTGATGTCTTCTTAGAGACACCAACAGATGAGCATGACGAGGCTCACTTGGATGCTGTCCTTCAAAGGGTACATGCCTATACAGAGGCCGGAGCTCACGGAATTTTTGTGCCGGGTTTGTGTAACGAGAGGCTGATCGAGAAATTATGCCAGCAGTCTTCAATCCCTGTTAATGTTATGATTTCCTCGGACTCACCCCCACTCCAGAAGCTGGCATTATTAGGCGTCGCTCGCATCAGCTACGGCCCGCATCCGTACTTGATCTTGATGGATGCATTAAAACAAGCTGCTGTGAGAGCCCTAGCATTACAGGAATTGTGAATGAGGCAGGACTAATTAATCTGGTACCCTTTCCATACACTTTATAAATTGGAACTTCTATGTTGTCTATGAAATCCCCAGCCCTAGCTGGTAGCCCGTGCCCATGGGTATGATTTTGGCGCTAATGTGAATGAAGGAACCTCACCGATTCTCTGCTCCCCACTCGCACAGCTGCTCCAACACAGGTAGAAGGGTCTGCCCTTTCGGTGTCAGCGAATACTCCACTTTGGGCGGAATCTGCGGATACTCCACGCGCTTCACCAGCCCGTCAGCCTCCAATTCCTTAAGCTGCGCGCTGAGAACCTTGTAAGTCACCGCTCCGAGCTGTCTCTGCATTTCGTTGAACCGAATCGAGGGTTTGGCGGACAGCAGATACAGAATCGCCATCTTCCACTTCCCGCCGATCACCGACATCGTATAACCGAATGGTGTGTCTTGGATCACCGTCTCCTTGCCCTTCAAATCAGAAATGCCCATATTCACGCTATCCTTTCGGATAGTAGCCCACTTGTTTGTGCGTACTATCCCTTTATTTTCGCTCAGTCTATAATAGCTTTACTTTGAAGTAAAGGGGCTAAAGCAATGACAACCATTCGAACGTACAACCATAACCTCTGGGATCACGGGATTTCGCAGGGGTACCTTGTCGACAACACGCTGTATATCTCGGGACAGTTCTCCCATAATGCGGAGGGCAACTTCGTCGGAGCAGGCGATATTAAGGCACAGATGACGCAGACGCTGAAGAATTTGGATACCGTGCTACAAGAGTTCGGAGCGACAAAGGATAATCTGGCTTACGTGGAGCTGTATCTGACGAATGCGCAGGAGCACGGGGAAACCGCGATCGGACTGTTCAAAAAGTATGTCGGAGAGCATCGGCCGGCGGGGAGCATGATCGGGGTGACTTACCTGGCATTTCCAGAACAGTGGGTAGAGGTTCGGGCTGTGGCACATGTAGGTTAAGAAAAAAGAGGGGGCCTCCTAACCTTTGATCGCAAATACGATGGCGCGGGGCTAATTCGTCAGGTATTGAGGATGGTCCTTAAAACCGTTAGCTTATCTTACCCCCGCCTGATGTGATCGACGTTCCGGTTCATCAGATGCCGAACCACCCTGCTATAGATTATTTTCTTGAACGGGCTGAGCCCTTGCGGATGAGCCGTGAAGAAAGCATCGGGACTATCGTAAATCCCGAAATCCTGAACGATGCCTTCTTTTTGCACGTAGGTATCATTTTCGTTCCAATAGATCTCCGGCTTTTGAAAATTATCGGTTGCAACGCCATACCCGCAAAATGAACCCGTACACTGTTCGAATC
This genomic interval from Paenibacillus sp. FSL H8-0332 contains the following:
- a CDS encoding discoidin domain-containing protein is translated as MMIAIIVSVMSLGAPAIAGGDQGGSPNQLVVTYETNGGSAISPQLVSASGGKVVFQYTPVKECYSFEGWYYDSALTQAYKESDLITRDLTLYAKWVAQGANVLCAATLTSAIGTVSAGGTTNETITVGNGINLAALKAAITPAANATFEIYNADGITKATTLETGMKVIVTSKSGANKVTYTIIVSSPNLALNRPATVDSTCNASQNAAKAVEGSVINDSKWCSKSGNRWLQIDLGSVMQVNQFIIKHAAEGGETPSYNTKAYNIQVSNDGANWNTAVNVTNNTKGTTVDNITVVSARYIKLNVTTPTQTTNPAARIYEFEVYGPPNVALNKPATVDSTCNVSQTAAKAVEGSVINDSKWCSKSGNRWLQLDLGSVQQVNRFVIKHAAEGGETPSYNTKAYNIQVSTDGTNWNTVVNVTNNRLGITADNITAVSARYIKLNVTVPTQTTNAAARIYEFEVYGPGFTT
- a CDS encoding isocitrate lyase/phosphoenolpyruvate mutase family protein translates to MKNQLEQAQKLHDLHRSGNPLVLINAWDAGSAQIIQGAGGQVIATGSWSVAAAHGYEDGEKLPFDLVLSNLQRISNSVDLPITIDIEGGYGSSPEMIKNNVLKIIGCGAVGVNLEDQKIHEPGLYAIDEQALRIAAVREAAEHTSIPLFINARTDVFLETPTDEHDEAHLDAVLQRVHAYTEAGAHGIFVPGLCNERLIEKLCQQSSIPVNVMISSDSPPLQKLALLGVARISYGPHPYLILMDALKQAAVRALALQEL
- a CDS encoding trifunctional transcriptional activator/DNA repair protein Ada/methylated-DNA--[protein]-cysteine S-methyltransferase, whose product is MIQNEERKLEYYKALIEKKSDYEGVFYVGVTSTGVFCRPTCPARKPKYDNCEFYETAQQALLASFRPCQRCRPLSHPNQVSDIVRLLVEAVEQNPEKRWKGQDFKALSIDESTARRQFKKRFGMTFVEYARSRRMGLALKSIRSGGKLIDTQLASGYDSSSGFRDAFSRIMGATPTRLDDSLILRASWLDTQLGPMMAIADDNELYLLEFVDRRGLEREVERLRARLQAAIIPGQTTPIQSIENELSQFFEGTLTEFKTPLHLMGSPFQKSVWEQLMKIPPGETRSYADIALALGKPTAYRAVAQANGANQLAIVIPCHRVINVSGELGGYGGGVARKEWLLNHEKIGGQKNEKST
- a CDS encoding RidA family protein yields the protein MTTIRTYNHNLWDHGISQGYLVDNTLYISGQFSHNAEGNFVGAGDIKAQMTQTLKNLDTVLQEFGATKDNLAYVELYLTNAQEHGETAIGLFKKYVGEHRPAGSMIGVTYLAFPEQWVEVRAVAHVG
- a CDS encoding PadR family transcriptional regulator; this encodes MNSQDVILGILMKEASTGYQIKQSLENVFSNFYSSSYGTIYPTLARMEKEGLITKENVLQDGKPNKNLLTITPKGRECFNAYLLGPLEGDSIRKSDFMMRLYFGEFVGYDKVIVWLKQAQEASNTKLDQLLEQYSLYKDEMHPAQIICIQIGIEEYKAKLTTIAEGLVSLEKLVQEQNL
- a CDS encoding helix-turn-helix domain-containing protein, whose translation is MGISDLKGKETVIQDTPFGYTMSVIGGKWKMAILYLLSAKPSIRFNEMQRQLGAVTYKVLSAQLKELEADGLVKRVEYPQIPPKVEYSLTPKGQTLLPVLEQLCEWGAENR
- a CDS encoding SDR family oxidoreductase, which translates into the protein MNTIFITGASSGIGRATAKHFAEKGWNVVATMRSPEQETELITLDNVLVLKLDVEKETTIQTALAKAIERFGTIDVLLNNAGYGTMGLIEAATEGQIRRQFEVNVFGLIRMTKAMLPHFRSNQKGMLINISSMGGKVTFPTMSLYHSSKFAVEGFSESVSYELASQNIKVKLIEPGAIHTDFGGRSMEFFYNDDLTDYKLFTAAFRAKLGDMEKQPAYASPPEMVAETIYQAATDSTSQFRYIVGDDAKMLIQMKENTDEEEYLTNIAQHFA